Proteins encoded within one genomic window of Deltaproteobacteria bacterium:
- a CDS encoding helix-turn-helix transcriptional regulator, which yields MVTMNGKNLGNWRRQHGLTQKQLAQALGVDVMTISRWERGVRGIPPYIPLALETLENRLKAGGSKNGSVG from the coding sequence ATGGTAACCATGAACGGGAAAAATTTAGGCAATTGGCGTAGACAGCATGGTCTAACCCAAAAGCAGTTGGCCCAGGCCTTGGGGGTGGATGTGATGACCATATCCCGGTGGGAACGAGGGGTGCGAGGCATACCGCCATATATCCCCCTGGCATTGGAAACATTAGAAAACCGACTAAAAGCGGGAGGTAGCAAAAATGGGTCTGTTGGTTGA